DNA from Magnolia sinica isolate HGM2019 chromosome 19, MsV1, whole genome shotgun sequence:
tttccttttgttagcttattttttgattttgatctacattccaatctgattagaaaaggggaaattctgtaattccttcttcttggaatcaaaatcaaatagagctagcccatttgatttaatttaaaatcaattagaacttagaaccattttaagtgagtattggacattgaacgttgattcgaacttctaatccgattggttcttccgggctactacgaaaggagaaatccaggtattttacgtttatgtaaaattttcatttttttagtttttgtttgagattcgccaaaaaaatctcattgtgtggttatctgaggagagccagaaaactcagaaagtgtggatttttggattgtgtaagcacaagttaaaaagacacaattgtgaaggttttaggtgaacctgtgaaacctattttgttagtgaacgttaatatcccctgtgtgaggatattaggagtggagtagcattctgtgtggctgttgtgaaatagttggtgtacacacaggtgaaccactataattctttgtcttgtggtttgaatgcttgcttaagttttatatcttttatcattcaagtttgtgggatgtatgtgtggatgtgaatgttgtaaaatttacatttcaagcaagtgtgtggaatgttgtaataatttagatttaaattcttgcattttatttcaatttcttgctatttatttatttatcttcagattgagtttttgatacaaaggacgttttagaagtaaggttgtcctaccataaatccttggtttttatggtgtaaggttctccttagaactgaatttgtatcaacctctgaaTACTtggttattgaggttgattttatttcagtattgtgaattgatttattttatttggctatctctttattttattctgctgttataattataatttggcatagtactattcaccccccttctaggacatagcTAGGCCGTTTCAGTGTCGGATCCTTTTCCTTCATACCATTTCTTTGGACGATCGATGCTATTCTAATTATGACTTTACGCAAGTCTGCTTCTTTGTTTATTTTCCTCATCTGGCCCCTGCTTTGATCGACTGAACCCCTCCTTTTCCACGCATGATGCTGTGGTACAAGGATAACTGCAGCCGCATGCGTTTGTTTTTTAATCTTGCATGGAGGTCGAACATCGATGACCTTATCCCTGATGACGTAAGTGATTGCCCTGCCCTTTGTTGTCTGTCTTGTTACCCTTCATATTTGGTCTTTCTTATCTTTTGCAGTTCCAGACCAGGCCGTACCTTTAGTCGATTGTTGCGCTCACTCCCGCGGCTCAGGAGGCTTATCAGACCTCACGTCGACACCGCATTTTAGAGGATCCCTGAGTGACAAAGTGGTACTTGGGTAAGAGGTTCTTTTGACGGTTGATGGGTAGCCCTTTGGTTCCATTTAGCCCTCCATCTGGTTCTTCAGATTGGAGGACGGTGCCTAAATGAGAATTGATTGCTACTCTACAGGGCTTCGAGGCCAGTGTATTTGTCGATCCAACAAGAGAGTACAACTCTTGGTGTGAGCAGTACGACATTGGTCCAATCCTTCAGCATGTCTATGCTCTAGGTGGCTATGCACGTTTTACCAGAGGGGGGCTTTTGGGGCCCCAGATTCACCTAAAAGATACGGACGATTATGTACCTAACGATGATTAGTCTTGTTGTATCATGTGATCATGTATCATCTGTTGTACAATCTTCCATATATATTGAACTTCAATTGCCCGGTGTTGCCTTCCTGATCACTTTTTGAACCTTTCTGTGGTCCTGATTGAGCTATCGGTAGAGAATTCATGTTCCACAGCATCCCGGGTGGGCCCCTCCCTTGATTTCGGTGCAAAGTGGGCCCGGGCGGTAGTTGGACTACTGCCCATTGACATTTTGGAGTCGTTCTGGCTCTGTCAGGTTTTGCCAGACTGCAGGAGTGGAGAGAGCACGTAGGCGGTACTTGGATTACCCTGGGCGGTAATCCGACTACTGCCCCTACTCATCTTCTGTTCCAATAAAGGCTCTTCTTCTCTATCCGTTCTCAACAATTCCTCTGTTAATTCTCTCCTCTCTCAGATTCCCTGATCATTCGTTTTGCCCCCTTTTTGTCCCCTCcttgtcttcttcttccctttgtcCTTTCCTCATCCTTATCCTTTTCTCCTTTGTCTTTATTATGGATGGCTTTGGAGAGCATATTGGTGGGTCCAACAACAATGATGTGATGATAGGTGGAGCTTCTCCTTTATTGATTTATGATGGCATGGTGAGTGGGAGCCCATTTgtgggttttgatggtggattaATGGGTGTTGATGGTGGGTTGGTGGGCCCTCTTGAAGAAGTCAATGCCATTTATGGCATTACTCCTACCaccattaatggtggagatgagatgttgggtggtttggatggcttggatgggttggatggcttcatgcttggtgggccattggatGGGTTGTCCTATGGTGGGAGGGGCATGGATGTGccattggatggtatggatggtgGCATGATGATGATTGGTTGGCCAAATCTTGACGAGATGCatatgaatggtggagatggcgaGATGATTGCTTTGGATGGTTCGAATGGGATGGATGGGGtcatgatggatggtgggccccattttgatGGATTGGGTTTGATGGGTGGTTTGGATCTGATGGGTGATGGACCCTTTATTGAAGGCTTGAGTTAGATATTTGGTGCAGATTTCTAGGTAGTGATGGGACATGCAGCCACTGTCAGGGATCTAAGTGCTAGTCTAGTCAGCCGTTGGAGCGGCCTGAGTGTTGCGGCTCCTGGAGCATATACTTTTTAGACAACCCTTAATGTGGCGATAGTTGGCTGTTCAGGTCCACTTGTTGCTGCTTTCCAGGACACTCTTTGCGATACGATGGGAGAGTCGGGCTTTTTCCGTCATCATGAGATTGAACTGTTGGATGAGGGTATGGCTATTTTTGACCATTCGCCTATTGATTCAGGCCTCCAGATTGTTGAGGGCCTGCCCATCCATACCTATCGCCTATAGCCGCGTAGTACATGCTCCGAGAGACTACGTACCTGGATCGAGAGTTTGACGGCTTCCTAGGTCTTTAAGCTGGGCTCCTTGGGCTTCCGAGAGGTCTTCCATTTTCACCGAGTTTGCCTGGATTGGCGACCATTGAGCGTGGTGTCTTATGATTGGGTTTCGGTGCTGAGCCTGTTCTCATTCAATGATCTGGAGTTGGGTCCATCTTTGGAGGAGTTCGCTCACTTGTCTGGACTTCCTCTTACTCAGGAGCCGTACGTCCCTTCATCCCAGCCGGTTCGTCCTTCTAACTTAGGACCATGGTTTGGCTTTTCGGCCACCTTTCCCACTGCGGAGAGTCGGACTAATGAGTTCTCGCTTGACCTATTGTATGATCGATGCTCGATCGCTCAAGGGGGCCTGGGATCTGACTGTCAGCTTGAGTGCTTGAATGCACTAATCTTTTATGACTTGGCGGAGCTGTTATTTTTCGGGTGGTGACGGTCATCCCTAACAGTTTTGTTTGAAGTATTTTGTTGCACCTTGGCCCGTCAAAGCATCGTCTCGATAGTGCTGGTGGAGCTTTTTTTGGGCTTGTCCGAGTGTTCTCTCTGGCAAACTCGCATTCTCAGGGGCTTCTGCTCGTTCCTTCAGGTATCTTCCACtgtctccctttttctttttcgctCTTTTCCTTGCCTGCGCCTTATATTTGGGTCATGCTCCTCTTTAAGTATGGCTGTGGGAGCACCTGCACATGACCCCTCTTCTCTCATGGCCGAATTCTCGTTGTGGTGATGTGTTGACTTTACTGCTTGACAACCTCCCTCTCGGTGCTGAGGCTACAGAGGCACTCTACCGCCGTATGTTCTCTCAGCTTCGTGGGTGGGAAGTTAGTTGGGAAGCTCCATGGCTTTGTCGTACACCGTTGATTTATAGTGCCGCTCATACTCCTCTGTTGCTATTAGGCTTCCGAAGGTACTGCTCTTATCATCCCGTGCGGTTTCTTCGGCAGTTCAGCTTTTGGCAGGACAACCTTGACTTTGCCTTCTCGGGGTTTGGGCACACTCTTCTCCCTTCAGGCTTGATGGCTCTTTATCGACGAGTCTGGACTTCCTGGTAGGGCTGCTTAGATGCAGCGGCTTTGTAGTTCGAGTCATGGGCTCCTCCTTTAGCAACTGCGCTACATCAACAGTGGGTGGTGGAGCAATCGCTTTACCATCAGGTCCCTAGTTGGCATTTGGCAGACAATGTGGATGATCAGGACATTTTCGATGATGCGTCATCGTCAGGGGTTGATGACTCCTTCGAGGCGTTCGGGGAGAGACCCTTTATCGACCAGTCATTCTTGCTTGCTACTCATGGCCATCTTATCTCTGAGCTTGCCATCCTTCATCATGCTTGTGAGGATATGGCCCGTCGTCTGGTGGTGAGGGGGAGATATGATGAGAGTATGATTGCATTGTGCCATTTGGAGAGGGATGTGGTCTTCTACCTGCGCATGGAGGTGGAGAGACTTAAACAGAGGCTGTCCATGTATGAGGGACAAGATGGAGGCTTACCTGGCAATCCCTGACTTACTAGCTGCTTATCCTGTGCATGtgtattttttgtttctttttgtaaAGAACAAAGAACATTGTACTTGTAAAAAAGATGTTTTGAAAGGAATGAAATGTTTTTGTTTATGCCAAGCTTGTCAGTGTTTGctcatgtttggatttgtgctttagaTGATTGGGATTAGAACATTGGGCTCAGCCCACGTTGTGTTCAGAAGTCTGAGCTGTGTACTAGAGATCTTGGTTCCATAAGATTACGCATTCAGGATCGTGCCCCTTGGACTTGGGCAGAGTCTGACAGAATTCTGATCTGGAGTTGGTCCTTTCCTTGTATTTCTTTGTTTCGCTCGTTGCCTCGACTTCCGTTGTACctgcacttttatttttattttattttatttcttgttgTTTTTGCTCATAgcaccttttcaggttttcactacgACTAGTTTTCCCGTTATTTTTGCTCGTAGCGTCCTTTCGGATTTTCACTATGTCTGTGTCTTTgttcttgcctgccccttggtaGCTTGTGCTTTTTTACCCTTggcgccttttcaggttttcaccaagtctgtTTCATGCCCACTGTTTTTACTCGAgctgccctttcgggttttcaactcGCCCTTTTTACTTAggcatgtttttctttttcttttttttttgttattttgaagTGCCGGGAGAGATAGAGGGGTTTCCTTCATAGCCGTCCGACTGGTTACCTTCCTGCCCTTGTCTTTGATCACAAACGTAAGCTATTTTATTTTGGTCAGATTATTTGGGAATGGAGGATGACCttattttcttctcccttttcactctttttctttctttctcttcttttttttttctttttgtgggaGGAATGATGGGTGTGCTCTCTTCTTTTTGTTCTTGTTTTTGTTGATCTTAGCTTCATGATTGTAATTATTGACAAAGTTAGGTATGGTTACCCATGATAGATTTTCATGTTGTCAGCGTTAATGGGCTCGGGAAGATCCTCTTCTCTCAGATTGGTGAACCGAAGGGTGCCTCCTGGTAGTACCTCCCTAATGATCAGTGGTCCATCCCATAAaggtttgaactttcctctgggATCTGGCAAGTGTAGCGGTAAGATACATTTCATGATCATGTCACTGACTTTGAAGCTCTTCTTCCGGACCCTCTTATTATAGGCCcgtgcgatccttctttgataacaTTGGGAGTGGCTTAGTGCACGCATGCACTTTTCATCTGCTAGATGCAGTTGATCATATCTTGCTTGTTGCCACTCGCCTTCCTCGACTTAGGTCTCCAGCAGTATTCGGAGTGATGGGATTTCAATCTCGACTGGCAGCACTGCTTTCATTCCATATGCGAGTTCATAAGGAGTTGAGCCTGTAGTAGACCGTACAGATGTTCGAAAGCCCAGAGTGAGTATGGGAGCATTCCGACTAGTCGCGATACATTTTGACCATTTTCTCCAGTATGCGAATGATAGTCTTGTTCGCGACTTCAACCCCACCGTTCATTTGTGGATGGTAAGGGCTTGACCGATGACGCTGGATCTTGAATTTGTTGAGGaaatcgcccatccttttattgacgaatgGAGTCCCATTGTCTATAATGATGGCTTGAGGAATCCCGTATCGGCTGATGGCATTGTTCTTCATGAACTTTATCACATGAGATATTGCGATGGTGTaggatgctgcctctatccatttggtgaagtaatctactgccacCAGGATATATTCATGCCCATATGAAGCTTCGAGGTTGACTTTGCCGATGATGTCAAGTCTCCATATAAAGAAGGGTCATGGTGTCATCAGACTGTATAGTTCAGAAGTAGGTGCTTACATGCTCCTGACATTTGAAGCACTTCCGGACGTGTTTGTAGTAATTTGTCTCCATCGTTAGCCAATAATAGCCAAGTCgtaggatcttctttgccatcatatgtccgttcatgtgtgggccgcatagtccttcgtggatttctaacatgatttgagCTGCTTCTGTTTGATCCACACGGTGGAGGAGGACTTAATTAAAGGATCGTTTGTAGAGGATGCCCCCGGTGATCGTAAACTGGGCCGCTAGCTGTTGGCTAGTGCGATGATCGGTTGATGTCGCTCCTTCTAGGTTCTTTTGATGCTCAAGATATTCTTTGATGTCTGCATAACACAACTGATTGTTCGAAGAGGTTTCGACTTCATCGATCTGCAAGTAGAGCGTGGGTTCCTCCTGGAGTTCGACGATGAGTTCCCATTTGGTAATTTCTCTCGGGATCTCCAGCATCGAGGTGAGGGTAGCCAGGGCATCTGCGAATTGACTCTTGGCTCGGGGCATGTAAGAGAAAGTGATATCTTCGAATTCTTCAATTAGATTCTCCAGGTAAACATGATAAGGGATTAACTTTTCATCTTTGGTCTTCCAATCACCATTCATCTGATTaatgatgagttgtgagtctctGAAGACCCACAATCTTTTCAtgttgaggatgatggcttctcttaGACCAGCGATACATGTTTCAGATTCAGCCACGTTGTTTGTGCAGTGGAATGCCAATCGCCTAGAGATGGGGATTGGGACGTTGTCAGGAGAGTAGAGTATTGCTCCTACCCTACTCCCCTTTGCATTTGCGGCTCCGTCGACAAAGAATGTCCACTCTCCTGCCTTGCTTTCTTCTCCTTCCTCAATATGGAGAATGTCCTCGTCCgggaagaaggtcttcaatggTTGATAATCAGGTACAGAGTGTGCTGCTAAATGATCAGctagtgcttgccccttgattgccttTTGAGTGACATAGGTGTTGTCGAACTCAGAAAGTAGCAATTGCCATTTTATGATTCTCCCCTTTAGTGCTAGTTTTTCGAACAAGTACTTTAACGGGTCCATGCGAGCGATCAGAAGGATTGGGTGGGCGATCATGTATTGTCGTAGCCGTTGTGTCGTCTAGACCAGGGTGAGACATGTTTTCTCTAAGCTAGAATATTTAGATTTGTAACTTGTGAACCTTCAGATTATATAGTAAATTGCTTACTCCTTTCCTCTTGTAGCATCATGTTGGCCAAGAACGCATCCGATTGCTTCCACTGTGACAGAAATGCATAGCACAATGGCCTACCTAGtgtaggtggcatgagcactggagGGTTTAGCAGGTACTTTTTGATCTTGTCGAAGGCTACTTGGCAGTCATCGTTTTAttcctttggtgagttcttcctGAGAAGATTGAATAGGGGCTCGAAGATAGGTGTGAGTTGTGCGATGAATCGGCTGATGTACTGGATTCGTCTGAGAAAACTCCAAATTTTCTTCTCAGTTCTTGGAGTCGACATCTTGATGATTGCTTTGGTCTTGGTCTCGTCCACCCGGATGCCATCTTTGTTGACGATGAAGCCTAGCAGTTTGCCCCTAGTTGCTCCGAAGACATTTTTACGGGTTGAGGCGGAGCTTGGACTTTTTCAGCTTGTTGAAGAtgttcttaaggtcttcaaaatgcCCTTCGATTGTGCGAGATTTGACGATCATGTCGTCTACATAGACTTCaatttccttgttta
Protein-coding regions in this window:
- the LOC131234599 gene encoding uncharacterized protein LOC131234599; translation: MDPLKYLFEKLALKGRIIKWQLLLSEFDNTYVTQKAIKGQALADHLAAHSVPDYQPLKTFFPDEDILHIEEGEESKAGEWTFFVDGAANAKGSRVGAILYSPDNVPIPISRRLAFHCTNNVAESETCIAGLREAIILNMKRLWVFRDSQLIINQMNGDWKTKDEKLIPYHVYLENLIEEFEDITFSYMPRAKSQFADALATLTSMLEIPREITKWELIVELQEEPTLYLQIDEVETSSNNQLCYADIKEYLEHQKNLEGATSTDHRTSQQLAAQFTITGGILYKRSFN